The genome window ATCATCAACGCTGCTGGTTGTTCCTCATATGGGATACTGACAGGTATCTGAATAGGCACTTGGATACATATTGGAACAACCGGATCATAAGGAATTGAGATCACAGACACTTCACCATCCTTACTCTTCGCACCTCTCAACCTTCGATAGAACTGAAGAGGACCCTCATCAATCAGCTTTTGTACCATACCTTTCAAATCATCACAACCTTCAGGTTGACTTTTGCAATTCTCACAATCAACTTCACAGCCTGGGAAGATACCGCTATTGATCAGATGTTGTTTCACAGATACCAGAGGAAAAGTCAAACAACTCACATCAGATACAACATTTATCTCTTCACTCTCAATGGCATTCACACCCGAACCTCCGTGAGTAGGCATCGgattattgacaatattgggtgtaggagtGAACTGAATTATCTTTTGGTCCAACAAGTCCTGGACTTTGTTCTTCAACGCAATACACCTCTCGGTATCATGCCCAGCGGCCCCTGAATGGAAAGCACATTGTGCATTTGCATTGTAATTCGGAGATTGTGTGTCCGGAGCATtcggagcatctctcaaagtaatcttctcaatcttgagcaaatgttgcaACACTTGAGCataagtcataggaatcggaTCAATCTTTCTGTGAGGCCTAGTCCTGGGAGGATAGCGATCATTACTGGAACGTTGTCCCTGCTGTTGTTGTTATTGTGGTACTGGGATCATGACAGCATTAACCTGTGAATTGCTTCTCCCTGAACCCCTTCTTCCATATATGGCATCAGcatttccttctttccttctggcATAACCTTCAGTTTGCTTCTTACCACCCGCAGAATTAGAAGAAGCTCCCAActgaattttccccatctttagacccatctcaacacgttcgccatatctcaccatttcagaAAAGTTTGCTGAAGCACTGCAAGCCAAATAATAGTGTCCAGACAAAGTACTGGTGAACATGTCAATCATCTCACGTTCAGTCATCGGTGGCTGAACTCTTGCGGCTAACTcacgccatttctgagcgtactctttgaaagattctttagaccCCTGAACCAAACTCTGCAATTGGGTCCTGTTGGGTGCCATATCAACATTGTACTGATAGTGCTTAATGaaagcctccacaagatctctccaagaatggaTATGGGTGCGTTCGAGTTGAACATACCACTCCAAGGAAGCCCCAGCCaagctatcctggaagaaatgcattagaaaaccctcatcctcagaataaactgacatcttgcgatagtatgctttgacatgagtcatgggacaagtcgccccattgtatttgtcaaaagatggaactttgaattttggtgggatcctcacaccaggaaccaaccccaagtcattgatatccatgcctaacacccctttgccttcaacaGCCCTGAGACGTTCTTCAATCAGACGATACCTCTCAACTTCGTCATGTGCACCTTCAGCACTATGCCTTGATACCTGATCAAAGTTCTCAACATTAAAATCCAAGTTACCACGGTTCTGATTatctctccttcccaacagacgagacagaggtggaggtggaaacccgtgatgctgattgaaaggattatagtgcccTCCCACGTGATCAAACTCATTCGGATCATGATAATCGTCAATTCTACCAGACACGTCATCAAACAGCCCTGGATGCCCTCCACTCTCATTCCTTCTGGAGTTCTCGACAAGAACTCGCAAGTCATCCTgccccttggtcacattagtcaatgcttccataaactgcgccatctgcgcattcatctgctctgtcagttgagctctcatctctgccatttgttcctgaatctgttccatctgccttctctgattgctcctagtcggatatgggtgattagccgtcttagaactccttctgataacaaaacagtgagacataagatataagacctgcaaaacctgcaaatacttaacatgtatgatatatgaatgatatgcatgaaatgtttgtcaattttcaggtatccaagagttcatcccactttcagataggacatagaAACCCTGATACAAAATATATTCGAACAACAATCCACGCACGAGAATAATTCAGCAAACTGAGCATACTTCATTCAAACATAACTGAGAATTTGGgttcatacaaacaaaacacataACCGTGTCACAACGTGCTCATAAAGCATACAAAAGAAATCCAGAATATCAAAAtacgaccccatccaacaatcctggacatgggTGACAAACATCAGGAACACACATCAAATTAAACCCCTAGACCAAACGAATCCAATCCACAGCAGCACTATGATCGTCTGACAACAGAATGAGCTACATCCCCTCTCCGCTGGGATCGGAGGCTTGCGAGCTCTTCTTCAAGTCGAGCTGACTTGGCTTTCTCTTCCATCAACTATTTTTCTGAATCCTGCATCCTTCTCTTGCTATTGCTTTCGGACCTTCGCAACTTCGCACATTCCTGCTGCTTTCGGTACAAGCTTTCTTCCATCAAGTCATGCGATCGCCTTTGGGCACGTGTCATGCTTGAACCTTCACCTTGCGCATGCTTGAGCTTACGAGCCAATTCCGCCTTTTCGCGATCTTGAAAATACCTCTCCAAGCCAACTTCATTGTCATTTGCTCTTAGTTTGATGTTGTCCGCTTCAGTTTGAATATAGAGTTCAGCCGCAACGGTATCAGATAAAACCACGGGAGGTTGCTCATACAATGGACATGACCTTGCAAATGGCAACAACAAATCTTTCACTCTCGCTTCAACCCATTTTCGGTAAGGACCCATAGCAATAGGAACTTTCTTGCTCAAAGTATTCTGATCTCTCTTGTGAACTTTGGTCCAAGCATACGCTATCTTCTCTAGCTCCAGAGGATCTTTACCATCAGCAAAGTACACTGATTcaaacgcttctacatcattctgAGCCCTTTCCATTGCATATCCCAATTGACGATAGGCGAGTGTGGGATTGTAACTAATGCAACCTTTGGTTCCCATGAGAGGAACGTTGGGATATTGACCGCAACTAGTGATGATATTCCAAATTTTCCCCACACAATAGTTCCACCTGATGTCATAAGATGTGAGGTTAACAATCCTATCTGACCACTTaagagaactcttcttgagcacaaAAGGTCCTCTCACTGGGAAATGCAACATGAACCACTGATACAACAACGGAAGACAAGAACCAACAACATATCCTCCCTTCTTAATTCTCGAATGGATCGAAAAATAAGCATCTGCAAGCAATGTTGGCACGGGGTTTTTGTTCATAAAGACACAAATCGCCGCCAAACTCACAAAGTTCTCTCTTGAAGGGAATAAGACAATACCATAAATCATGATAGCAAGCAAACGACTAAAGTCAACCCACTGCTCCTTCTCAGCCGCATCCTCAGCCCTACTGATCAAAAAGCAAAGATAGAAACCAGAAACACCGCCCGATGACTTCCAATTTATTTCCACCTCCTTTAAACCCATGTGAAGAGCTTCAGCTATTTTTTCAAATCTCACAACCTCGGGAACTCGAATGAAAGGTACATCATCAGTGATTCGGATGTTGAGTATGTAAGAAAACTCCTCGAGTGTTGGCCCCAGTTGATAGTCCTGAAACGTAAAACACCTCAACtgtggatcatagaactgaaacaGGGTGATCAAAGCCATTGGATCGAAAGATATTTTGAGGATGGAGAGCAAATTGCCATAATCATGATTGAAGTCACGGAGAACCTCCCCTTCCAACCGAGAACTCAAACCAATCAACCCCGAAACATCAATATCCGGAATCTTATAAGCTCTGGTATGCCTCGTACACTCTTTGACGGTATCAGTGGGAATGTCCATCTTCAACTTGGGTGAACTCCTGAATATCCCTGAAaatatgacatgcaaatgcttattattatacatttttttttgcgtttcttttggaaataaatatgctatgatgcaaggtggtggggcttgttgccgcccaccaggcattctggactgccggtaacacacatagtacagagccaaaggttcggcccccaaatggtataccacacggaacacggAATGTCAATCCACAGAACCAAAGCCCGTAGTcaacaacacactggaatagaacacaaaTCACCaatcgaacaagaaccatagtaccccacgaacaggaaccactagtacactcgaacgagaacagcggtaacccacgaacaagaaccaaagtcaccatcaatgtacctgttaagcaatgattgattcccgccccactcacgggtaaatctaggccaaggtaggtcaaaaagccaacagaggatcgaatgtaggcgttatcatacgatattacCTCAtcccaccaagctctgcccgtggatacgtgattaGATCAATCgagcatacgccttctgtccgtcacggccactctagtcctagttcctatggtatcactcatagcctgggtattgggccttttacctcttgaaacacccacccacagatagaaatccagacagtccagaatatgatgcaaaaaagtaaaagcgcacatagaatgcaatgcaaacagataaatatgcaaagcagtaaaaacacccaaaggtaaacacacaagcgctaggatcgactcgctaggtccggaccagcaacaggtcgagacgtccccagcagagtcgtcagctgtcactaccgcgaaaattaacagagtcaccACTAACacatttatcctgaaaaggaagggaatgccagcaaaccacaaaacaaaacaacggtctcacgaccagagaaaaagggtaagggagtcggttacgcgaggggaaggtattagcacccctcgcgcccatcgtactcgatggtatccacgcctgtgtctaaatctatgggtgtgtaagcaaactacgctaatctggactaaaatgaatgcaaaatgtagggaaaagaaaggattatgctcgcacgggccctaccccgctgcctacgtatctgttttgcagaatcagagctaccgtagctcggctaactaatttttgtttgttttgtgttttttaggtgaacgagttacattcacactccgctgctcgacctttggagacttatggtggaaatggagcggaaataacaagctcttaagaaaagaaaatcaaagagtgtgatttgtgttttaaagaatgcatgaggaagacctaagctaagggggaaagcttgctacctaatgttagcatacaaagggtacaaatcTAAGCTAAGCTAACAACCTACGGGAAAAAGAGGAAgcaaacaagaatatcacacaaacgagcatccgctcgtaaagcaaacaaaaccaacggtactgaccgaatggtagaaaagcggtcccgccatagccaaggggagcagctcaacccaagtcaaccaagcattagacctcgtgaaaatgatcgggccatagacaagagggcggacccctctcagcaaccaagccgtcacggatcgtaaaggaaaacggtgcgtgcgtacaccgagcatcaacgtcgagcggcgcgagctataggaaaggcgggggtccggctacatgaacccttttcctgacatactcgataacaagatcttgtgcaggttcggaagcaagcaacgcatagcgtgcgcataccgaacggactcgatgagactgggcgggggttgattgctaaccctttccgcgtgccttccatgaggacttaacggagtgccatataggacttattacaccgtgactccctgccgcaaagcacaaatataaacacaccaacagaaacagagcctctttcgaggacttggccagatgaatgtctaggtcctacttctcatgttattggatgatgcgagaaggcgataaagtgcgagaaaagtaaaatgaaacgggatcaataccaaatggatgatgatccgtaaactaaagcgaagcaaagcgaagaaactaagaatcccgcgagcgagctagcaaagcaaaagcaaatggtcagcacaccgattagccatgaaagcacacaaaggtcgacacgcACGTCGAGCACAaccacaatacacctgcaagaggaacaaacaaaccaaacaagcaagtaTAAAGTAAAAGGATCGTGTCTCCCGGATGTGAACACGATACAGATGGATAGGATTGTGTCCGCAAATGAAGCGGAACACTCGGGTAATAAtcgtcgatcggtgactatccaaaggcCTTGCACACGGATGAAGATCCAAACCGAAGCACGAACACGACACGATACGAatgcgaacacgacacgaacacgacacgaacgcgacacgaacgcGAAAGCGAAATCCAAGGAGAGAGTGAGAGAGGGCGCACGAAATCTAGTGAGCAGAGGAGGAGAAATTCGAACTtccgatcttgattcttcaatccatgttcttgatcttggtgaaaattgatgaatcttgatgaaagttttatgtaatttgtggttttgatccaagagaattgagagagaattgagagaaagtgtttttgatctttttggtgaATTCAAATTATGAGAATCctcccttgatttgtgaagagcaaaatgtttatatattgtcaacgcgaaatgtccaaattgccctcggtgcgtctcattttggctcgtttttaaggaacctcgattcggctctgaattccgaaaCGAAACCAATaccattgtgaagatgaccaaattcatgactcgtcgccgcgagaatcatctcaatccgataagcgatgaagaaaatacgcccgtttgaatgacgagaaacgccgattcatctggggcgactgtgcagaattttgtgagtaccgctcaaagaactcgatgaaaccctatcttcggctcaaaatctgaacaagcatgtgtgacgaagaaacgaagttaacgaaatttctgagaaaatgccgccggaatggacttcatacgctaaaaatcgaagaagttataaattttcaaactcggcgcgacatactcgaaaacacactttttaccgaaacaacgcgacgattcttaaaattctgggaattttccgtgcataattggccttcggtctgaACTTATGAAATCtcggtaatgatggtacggagctccagttaaattttcaagtgaatccgacgagcggattaggagatatgaattttccgaggtccgaaaccctacattcagcactgtttttcactgtgaaatcccggataatttgcaaatctggcaaccttcctcaaagaattggcttccgggccgaacacgaaagttgtacaTATCGTCAAAACAGTCAAgacaacgcgggaacttagctcatatcactatccaaatatgacttgcgaattttctcttatttccactgtttaaaccattttttacgcctttcttcttaaacccatgaaaactctttattatttttcttcgatttcagaatgacgaaataaacgtcattattaacttatagctccaataaagagggcaaattttggggtgcaacagtgtaCACAAAGATTATACATTAACCCGTATGATGGAATTAGCGTAAAATACAAGTTACAAAGACTCAAAACCCTAGCATAAAGATATTAAACCTTGTGCACAAAATCCATGTCTCAAGCATGAGACTTGAGCCTCTTTATATAGCAATGTATTCTAAGATTTTCTCCTTTgcctatttgatttgatttagtgcAGAAAATAGTTGATTCTATTGGATATGATATTCTCCTCAAATATCTCTAATATTAAGATCTAATTTGTttctaattcaaattcaaatttaaatctccattTAAACCTGATTTGAACATCTCTGGCtgtcaatcaaatcaaacaaacatcGCTAAAATAACTACCACAAATGTGATTAAATCCCAATCAGAAATTGCGCACCAAACAACCTCCATATAGCATGCTGTCAAGGCTAGATGTAGCACTGCACATGTAGGAACATCAAGTTTCACATGTTGCACTAGAACATCCAAATTTACTTTTAATCATGCATCTAAAGAATTTATTTGTAGAGTGAATCTTGGATAAAATAAGTTTGACTCAAAACTGCAATAACATCTATATGTTGAACATACTAGTTGTTACAACACACATTTTGGAACATCGGGTTCCGCATGTGTTCCTCCGCACCAGAACAAACTTAAACAAACTTCGTACTGTTTTGCATAATGCAACcaatctaaaaggaaaattaaTCTCCCACTTTGGAAAATTTTGGAAACATAACACTTCCAGTAGAAAACACAATTGATTATCAAAGATCTCATACTTTGAACAAACATCAACACCAACATAAGTCAATCCATCAGAGCATATATCAGCAGCAGAAGAAGAAGTAAATCCATCATAGCATATATCAAAAACAGTAGTAGTTAGAGCAGAAACATCATATTTGTAGCAGAGACAAAAATCATGAGGTAGTTGCAGACACATGAGTTTGTATGTCAGAGGTCATGAGGTAGTTACACATAAATGAGAATGTTACATTATCATTCATTAAAATGCTCCAAAACATTTAGTCATGAAATCATTCAAGATGAGTTAGTCATGCATGTACACACACTTAGTAGCCAGTAGTTAAACATCATGAGCTACTATTAACACATAGCAAGATTAACACATACGATCTGGGCCAGGTGACAAGGTCAGATGCTTCAACATGTGTGCTTTCCATAGAAAACCATAACAGTTAGAACAAATTGCATCATATAGTACTAAACACATCAAAGATCAGCAATATCACCTCCCTCACATTTAGTAGTTATTATTTAGAAAACTACCCCTTAAACATACCATTACCCCCCCTTTTTGCCACAATTTGGAAAAGGGATTCCCTAGTAATTTTGGTCAATCATCATAGAGGTTAGTATGGTAGTACATACACACGCCAGATCAAGGGTATACAATCCATCAACCAATAGTACATATGTTGAACACGATGCTGGAGCATCATGACAATAATATGTACAAAAGCACAAAGACTATCAGGTCATTACAACATCAAACAAAACATGCCCACATACAAGGGCCAAAATGAAGCAAAAACACTTGTAATAACTAGCCTTTAATCTCCAGGTAGAAGGCTCCAAACCTCAACTTTTTAGATCAAAATCCAATCTAATCAGTCCACATCTGACTCAGAATCACTTGAGTGACTAGATTCCATTAGTTCTGCAATTCTATCTTTCTTATCTTCTCGGGATTCAAATTTGTGATCATTATATTCTTAGTGACAGATCTTCCCCTAGAAGGTTCAACAATGGTGATGTTACTCTTAACATTCCCATACAAAGAGGAACCAACTCCTTTGGTCTTATTTGTCAAGGACACAAGAAGTTCACCAACATTCTTAGGTTCATCAATTTCTTTGACTGGGAAGTTTCCGGTTAATTTCTTTGGAATTTTGATTCATCATGAGGATAAACTTGAAATATTAGAGAGGGATCTATTATCATAATAAAAGAATTTGCCTTATTTTGTGTGCCATAGTTGTCTTAGGGGAGAGAAACGCATTTCTAACATGGAACGATTCCTAGGTAGCATTGATTTCAACAAGGTTTCATAGATATAGATACCAAGATCATTACTTGACTTTTCAACCTGGATTACATCCCATCCTTTGGAGAATATGTCTCTGAACAGTTTATTAGTGACAATATTGTTAACCCTAAAATTTTACTGGGTCCCTACATTGGACGTCAATTGTACTTGATAAAAGTATAATACATGACAACCCTTTATAATGTTGAGATGTCAgatatttttaatattgttatgGAGTTAGAGTAAACTCATGCGGAGTGGTAACAAGCTCTATATACTAGTTTTTAAGGGTTCAATTGAATGTCGTGGTTTAAGTTCAACATGCATTATAAgattaaaaaataacaaatattaaagatatttgtttgattaataaaaaatacaaagaatttcATATAGatcattaataataaataataacaaatgAAACATTATCAGactcaattaaattttaataaatgtaagTTAACTAATTTTACTTAATATTAAATACAAAAACAGATAATGTTAGTGGGAATATGTCGGTGTGTTACGGAAATCAATTGGAGGAGTCCGATATTCGAAAAAATAATTCTAGACAATGGGACTTTTTGGAGAATGATGTAGCAAACAAACTCTTGTCGACTATAGTAGATTTGGGGGTCGTGGATGCGGAGGGACGTAACAAACTAATCTGTAAGTTAGAGGAGTTGGAAAAAGGAGGAGGTTTAGGAGTGAAGGCAAGGAGGGAGAATAATATGGGGATTCAATGATTATTGGCTCCTTAAATATTAGAGGGGGAGTGAATTTACTCAAGAGGAGAAAAATTTCTTCTTTGATCAAAATAGGAAAAGCGGATATTTTTTTGTTACAAGAAACCAAGATAACTAGAATAGAGGATGCTATGGCCCATAGTTTTTGGACTTGTTCGGAGCTGGGTTTTTCGTTTTCTAATTCTTTGGGAAGATCGGGGGGATTGCTTACATTATGGAATAAGGATAACATTGAAGTATTCAGTAGTTTTAAAGGGGATAGGTATTTAGGAATTAAAGTGTGGTGGAAGAATAACTTATACTATGTGGTGAATATCTACTCTTCATGCGATTTGAGAAAAAAGAAAACCTTATGGAATGACTTTCTAATTTTAATGGAGAAATACAAAGATGGTGAATGGATTTTGGGTGGCAACTTCAATGCCATAAAAAATGATAGAGAAAGAAGAGGAAGGGCGGTCTCAAATAATCCTAGGGAGGTGGAGTTATTTGCGGAGTTCATTAATAAAAGTTCTTTGGTGGATATTCCTTGTAAAGGGAAGAAATTTTCTTGGTATGGAGGAGATGGTAAGTCGAAGAGTAGAATTGATCGTTTTCTCTTATCTAATATTGTTGTTAATAGGTGGGAGGTTATTGGCCAATTCATTGGAGATCGGGATGTATCGGATCATTATCCGATTTGGTTGAAGTCGGATAAATataattggggtcctaaacctttTAGATTCAATAATGAGTGGTTTTCTTATGATTCTTTTGTTCCGTTTGTAGAGAAGGAATGGAAAAATTTGAAGATTGAAGGTAGATGAGATTTTGTGCTAAAAGAAAAGCTTAAGCTTCTTAAAGATAAACTTAAATGGTGGAATAAGGAGGTGTTTGGGAGGATCGATTTGGATAGGGAGGAAGGGGTTCGGGATATGAATATAGTCGATGAGAACTTGGACTCGAGGGACATTTCTTCTTATAATGTGAATCTTAATATGAGAAGGGAAGGTTGTAGTGGATTTTGGAAGAATTTAAGAATTAAAGAGAAtatgcttcttcaaaaatctAGAGTGAAATGGATTCAATAGGGAGATTCGAATAATGGTTTTTTTTCACAAGGTGATGAAACAAAAAAGAAGACAAAATCATATTGGGCCAATTTTTACCTCGAATGGAGTGGCGGAATCGGTGGAGGAGGTGAAAGAAGCGGTTGTTAATCATTTTGGGGACAAGTTTGTTGAAACGGAAGAGGTGAGACCAAAGTTGGACGGAATTccttttaaatctattttcatggAGGATGCTTTGGGTCTTGAAAAACCTTTTCTTGAATGTGAGATTAAAGAGGCGGTTTGGGATTGTGGTGGAGCGAAAAGTCCGGAGCCGGATGGgtattcttttcttttcataaaGAAGTGTTGGCATTTCCTTAAAGAAGacttcattattttttttcaactACTTTTTCGAGGGAAGGTATATTTCTAATGTGGTTTCCTCTTCTTTTTTGACTTTAATTCCTAAGTCTAAAAATCCTTTGAGTTTAGATGATTATAGACCTATATGCTTGGTAGGATGTATGTATAAAGTGGTATCTAAGCTTTTGGCGGGGAGATTAAAAGGTGTGCTCAATTCTATTATCTCCAGTTGTCAAAGTGATTTTGTGCCCGGTAGACAATTGTCGGATGGTGTTCTTGTGGCGAATGAGGTGGTGGATTTTGCTAGAAAATAAGGGAAAATCTGTGTTCTTTTTAAAGTGGATTTCGAGAAGGCTTATGATAAGGTTAGTTGGAGTTTTTTACGATACATGTTTAAAAGAATGGGGTTTGGGGATAaatggatgaagtggatggaattattggtttttaatagTAGTATGTCGGTAATTGTTAATGGGAGTCCTACAAAGGAGTTCCAAGT of Vicia villosa cultivar HV-30 ecotype Madison, WI unplaced genomic scaffold, Vvil1.0 ctg.003582F_1_1, whole genome shotgun sequence contains these proteins:
- the LOC131641213 gene encoding uncharacterized protein LOC131641213, with protein sequence MDIPTDTVKECTRHTRAYKIPDIDVSGLIGLSSRLEGEVLRDFNHDYGNLLSILKISFDPMALITLFQFYDPQLRCFTFQDYQLGPTLEEFSYILNIRITDDVPFIRVPEVVRFEKIAEALHMGLKEVEINWKSSGGVSGFYLCFLISRAEDAAEKEQWVDFSRLLAIMIYGIVLFPSRENFVSLAAICVFMNKNPVPTLLADAYFSIHSRIKKGGYVVGSCLPLLYQWFMLHFPVRGPFVLKKSSLKWSDRIVNLTSYDIRWNYCVGKIWNIITSCGQYPNVPLMGTKGCISYNPTLAYRQLGYAMERAQNDVEAFESVYFADGKDPLELEKIAYAWTKVHKRDQNTLSKKVPIAMGPYRKWVEARVKDLLLPFARSCPLYEQPPVVLSDTVAAELYIQTEADNIKLRANDNEVGLERYFQDREKAELARKLKHAQGEGSSMTRAQRRSHDLMEESLYRKQQECAKLRRSESNSKRRMQDSEK
- the LOC131641214 gene encoding uncharacterized protein LOC131641214, translated to MAHSFWTCSELGFSFSNSLGRSGGLLTLWNKDNIEVFSSFKGDRYLGIKVWWKNNLYYVVNIYSSCDLRKKKTLWNDFLILMEKYKDGEWILGGNFNAIKNDRERRGRAVSNNPREVELFAEFINKSSLVDIPCKGKKFSWYGGDGKSKSRIDRFLLSNIVVNRWEVIGQFIGDRDVSDHYPIWLKSDKYNWGPKPFRFNNEWFSYDSFVPFVEKEWKNLKIEGR